In the genome of Marinomonas algicola, the window ACTAGCCATATACTATCCACGCCCTTTTAATGATAAAAACTGTTACCCACATCATAGATTCAATGTCGTATGAATGCTGGGGTGAGCCAATGGCTCAAAATCGCTAACCCGAAACCGCTAAAAAAAGCCCCTGCAACTAAGGGTTTTACCAAAATAAAAACTAAAGACAAAATAATGGAAGTCATTACCAACTTCCCCGCTTCACCTCGGTAAAAGGATTTCACTATCTCATTAGCAGGCCTGACACCTGCTTTGCCAAAGACTCTAAAGGCAAAATACAAGCTTGGTACAATACTCGATAAAGCCCCTAATAAAAAAGAATAGGAAACGATCAAATCTAAGCACAACCAAACTGTCATTGCAGCACAAAAAGCAAATAAAATTTGCGCAAAAAGAAATTGAAATACGGATTTCTTTTTCGCTGCAATCAACTCTTTTGAACTAAGAGGTTTATTACTTACCATAGATACCATTGCTCCAATAACTGTTAGGTAATTAAGCCTAACAGCCAAGTTTCATTTACAGCTTGGCAAATACTTAACCTAGAATTTTCTAAAATCCGACGCATTATAGGGGGAATAAGTCTTTCGTTCAACTTAAAGTGATTCAGGATTGGTCATATAATCCAAGAATTGCACCATAAACGACTTATTAACCTATATCGACTTTAATTCTTATTAAACCATTCATTTATTAGCAATTCTAAATGTTCAGGGTTGCGATAATCAATAATTAACTTTCCTTTACCTTTTGCTGTTGCTTGAATCTTAACATCGGTATTTAAACGCTGGCTTATTGTCGATTCATAGTCACTGTAACTCACCACGTTCGGTTTCTCATTTAATTGGTCTGGTTGTTGTAATGATTTAACCAGACGCTCAGTTTCCCGAACCGATAAACTTTTTGTAACGACTTGAGAGGCCGCTTGAATTTGTAAATCATGCTCCAAGGGTAACAGCGCTCGAGCATGACCCATTTCCAAATCACCATGCTCTAATAATCGCCGGACTTCAGTTGTTAACGTCAATAAACGTAATAAATTTGCCACTGAAGAACGAGATTTACCGACCGTATCCGCGACTTCTTGTTGAGTTAAATGAAACTCTTCAACTAAACGTTGTAAAGCAATCGCTTCTTCTACAGGATTGAGATCTTCGCGTTGAATGTTTTCTATTAAGGCAAGTACAATAGCATCACTGTCTTCTACGTGCCTAACAATAACGGGGACCTGTGTTAAATCCGCTAATTTAGCGGCTCGCCAACGTCTCTCACCCGCAATAATTTCGTAATTATTATGATCAATAGGTCGCACAACAATAGGTTGCATAATACCCTGTGTTCGAATAGAGGCCGCCAATTCATCCAATTGAGCCGGATTCATATCTCGACGAGGTTGAAACTTACCTTTATGAAGCCAATTCAATGGAAGATAAGTAAGACCCGTAACTTGCTCAGAGGAAGACGAAATTTCATCTAGGGTATCTGAGGAAGAGACTTTAGGCGCTAATAACGCATCTAACCCTCTGCCTAAGCCACGTTTTTTTATAGTCATGATATAAACCTTAAATTGATTTTCTAAATCATTGTGTAGGGAATGGACTTTATTTCGCTTTATTTTTACGAATAAACTCGGCGGCTAACGCTAAATAGGCCATTGCACCACGAGACTGTTTCTCATAATGTAATACAGGTACACCATAACTAGGCGCTTCTGCCAAACGAATGTTTCTTGGAATAACGGTGTCATAGACCTTGCTTTCGAAGTGTTTAACCAATTGCTGAGAAACATCGTGCGTTAAACTCGGACGAGGGTCATACATGGTTCTTAATATGCCTTCGATGACTAATGAGGGATTTAAGGATTCTGTAATTCTTTCGATGGTTTGTAACAACGCCGTTAACCCTTCTAATGCATAATATTCACATTGAACAGGAATCAAAACACCTTGAGCAGCGGACATGGCATTAATAGTCAACATATTCAATGATGGAGGACAATCAAGCAGAATATAATCGAATTCGTTGTCTACTTCATAAAGCGCAGCCCGTAAACGAGTTTCTTTACTTGGTAAATCTAATAAAACGATTTCAGCGCCGGTTAAATCAGAGTTTGCAGGGAGAATAGAATAACCAGCAGGATCCGTAGCCAGCATAACTTCTTTTACGCCATGAGTACCAATAAGTACATCGAAAACACTGGTAGTTAGCACGTCTTTTGAAATACCACTACCTGTAGTTGCATTACCTTGAGGGTCAAGATCAATAACCAATACCCGTCGCTTCATAGCCGTTAAAGAAGCCGCTAAGTTAACGCAAGTGGTCGTTTTACCGACGCCACCTTTTTGATTAGTAACGGCTATGATTTTTGCCATTATTTATTCCCTTTACGAACCATTCTAACTAAATGACGTTCGGCCTCAACATTCGTTACTTTTAACGGGAAGATGTCTTGAATTTCTACACCTTCGGGTAGTTGCTGAATTTCAGATTCAGGATAAACGCCTTTCATTGCCAAAAAATTACCTTTTTCATTCGGCAAAGGTAATGTCCAATTAATCATGTCCGTTAGGGACGCAAATGCTCTTGAGATGACATGGTCATAATGCCCCTGTAAAGCGTGCTTTTCCACACGCTCATTTAATACCGTAACATTTGTTATCCCTAATTCCATTTTAACTTGGGTGAGAAACCGTGTTTTTTTGCCATTACTATCGAGTAAGGTAAAGTTTTTTTCCGGCAAACAAATAGCCAAAACCATTCCAGGTAAACCAGGACCAGTCCCGACATCAATTACATCATTACCCTCTATGAAGGGCAAGGTTGCAAGACTGTCGAACAAATGCAGATTAATCATCTGTTCAGGATCTCGGATTGCCGTTAAGTTATACGCTTTATTCCATTTCTGAAGTAATTCAAGATAACGAACTAACGTTAAAATAACATCGTCAGACAGTTCAGCGCCCATTAAATGAGCGCCTTTTTTTAAAGTTTCGAAGTGTGTCACAATTGAATCCGTTGGTTAATCGCCAGTTGGGGTCAGATTCTAGGCACTTTTACGCGCAATCGCACGTTTTTTCAAACTGATTAGCAATAAAGATACAGCCGCAGGTGTTACACCTTGAATTCTTGATGCGGCAGCAAGTGTTTCGGGCTTCATTAGCATCAACTTTTGTTTTACTTCGTTAGACAAGCCTTCTATTACGCTATAATCCATATCGTTAGGTAACGGCGTATTTTCTTGACGACGCATGCGTTCTATATCTTCAGCTTGTCGGGAAATATAACCCGCATACTTCACCGCGATCTGAACTTGCTCTGAAACTTGATCTGATACAACGGATTCAGGTGCATTTTTCAGATTTGCCACGTCTGAATATTCAATACCTGGACGACGTAATAAATCCATCAAACTGTATTCATGCGATATCGGTGTTTCTAATTTAGGGTTAATTATTTCAGATTCGGGAGAATTTGGAACAATCCAAGTTGACTTGAGGCGAGCCGTTTCTAATTCGATGGCCTCACGTTTTTTACAAAAAGCGTCCCAACGAGCATCAGACACCAAGCCTAATTCACGACCTTTTTCCGTTAAACGTAAATCAGCATTATCTTCGCGTAAAATCAAACGATATTCAGCTCGACTTGTAAACATTCGGTACGGTTCTTTAGTCCCCATTGAAATAAGATCATCGACTAATACGCCTAAATAAGCCTCATCACGACGTGGGCACCAAGAGTCTTTTCCTTGAGATAGTAGAGCCGCATTTAATCCAGCCAACAAACCTTGAGCACCCGCTTCTTCATAGCCTGTAGTACCATTAATTTGTCCAGCAAAAAACAGTCTTGGCATATGTTTTGTTTCTAATGAGTATTTAAGATCTTGAGGATTAAAGTAATCGTACTCTATTGCATAACCAGGACGAGTGATATGAGCGTTTTCAAAGCCTTTCATGGAACGAACTAACTCTAATTGTACATCAAACGGCAGCGAAGTTGAGATGCCATTTGGATACAATTCGTGCGTTGTTAAACCTTCAGGTTCAACAAAGATTTGATGTGAGTTCTTATCTGCAAAACGAACTATTTTGTCTTCTATAGAAGGGCAATAGCGTGGCCCAATTCCATCAATCACTCCTGTGTACATAGGAGATCGATCCATGCCAGAGCGAATAATGTCATGCGTTTTTTCATTTGTATGGGTAATGAAACAATTAATTTGAGTTGGATGCAGTGCTTTGTTCCCCATATAAGACATAACAGGCGTAATAATGTCTCCAGGCTGCGCTTCCATGACACTAAAATCAACCGTGCGAGCGTCTATGCGTGGTGGCGTTCCTGTTTTCAATCGATCTACGCGAAATGGTAATGAACGTAATTTTTCAGCAAGACCAATTGAAGGTGGATCACCGGCACGGCCACCAGAGTGGTTTTCTAGCCCAACATGAATTAAACCACCCAAAAATGTTCCTGCGGTTAACACTACGGTATCACTTAAGAAGCGAATGCCTGTTTGAGTCACAACACCACGAGCTTCTCCAGATTCAACAATCAGATCTTCACAAGATTGCTGAAAAAGCCAAAGATTCTCTTGATTTTCCAATGTATGTCGAATGGCGGCTTTATATAAAATACGATCGGCTTGCGCTCTTGTTGCTCTGACTGCAGGACCTTTGCGAGAATTTAAGGTTCTAAATTGAATTCCTGCTTTATCCGTTGCTAACGCCATAGCGCCATCTAACGCATCTATTTCTTTCACTAGATGCGACTTGCCAATACCACCGATGGCCGGATTACAGGACATTTGGCCTAACGTTTCAATATTATGAGTCAATAACAGTGTTTGAACACCCATACGCGCTGAAGCTAGCGCCGCTTCTGTACCTGCATGACCACCACCAACAACAATTACGCCAAAACGACTAGGGAAATTCACAAAAACCTCATACCGATAAATGAATAAAAAACGAACAATCTGATTCGAAGGCCGCCTAGTATATCTTCAAATATTGAAAAAGAAAGGCTCTCAGAAAGACTAACCCCGGTCATCATTAATATATAAATAAGAGTATTACTATGTAATTCTTATTATGTTTATATCTATATAGTAAGACAATTTCTGTGTATAAATATAATAAACATAATTATATCAATTAT includes:
- a CDS encoding ATP synthase subunit I — translated: MVSNKPLSSKELIAAKKKSVFQFLFAQILFAFCAAMTVWLCLDLIVSYSFLLGALSSIVPSLYFAFRVFGKAGVRPANEIVKSFYRGEAGKLVMTSIILSLVFILVKPLVAGAFFSGFGLAILSHWLTPAFIRH
- a CDS encoding ParB/RepB/Spo0J family partition protein — protein: MTIKKRGLGRGLDALLAPKVSSSDTLDEISSSSEQVTGLTYLPLNWLHKGKFQPRRDMNPAQLDELAASIRTQGIMQPIVVRPIDHNNYEIIAGERRWRAAKLADLTQVPVIVRHVEDSDAIVLALIENIQREDLNPVEEAIALQRLVEEFHLTQQEVADTVGKSRSSVANLLRLLTLTTEVRRLLEHGDLEMGHARALLPLEHDLQIQAASQVVTKSLSVRETERLVKSLQQPDQLNEKPNVVSYSDYESTISQRLNTDVKIQATAKGKGKLIIDYRNPEHLELLINEWFNKN
- a CDS encoding ParA family protein codes for the protein MAKIIAVTNQKGGVGKTTTCVNLAASLTAMKRRVLVIDLDPQGNATTGSGISKDVLTTSVFDVLIGTHGVKEVMLATDPAGYSILPANSDLTGAEIVLLDLPSKETRLRAALYEVDNEFDYILLDCPPSLNMLTINAMSAAQGVLIPVQCEYYALEGLTALLQTIERITESLNPSLVIEGILRTMYDPRPSLTHDVSQQLVKHFESKVYDTVIPRNIRLAEAPSYGVPVLHYEKQSRGAMAYLALAAEFIRKNKAK
- the rsmG gene encoding 16S rRNA (guanine(527)-N(7))-methyltransferase RsmG, which codes for MTHFETLKKGAHLMGAELSDDVILTLVRYLELLQKWNKAYNLTAIRDPEQMINLHLFDSLATLPFIEGNDVIDVGTGPGLPGMVLAICLPEKNFTLLDSNGKKTRFLTQVKMELGITNVTVLNERVEKHALQGHYDHVISRAFASLTDMINWTLPLPNEKGNFLAMKGVYPESEIQQLPEGVEIQDIFPLKVTNVEAERHLVRMVRKGNK
- the mnmG gene encoding tRNA uridine-5-carboxymethylaminomethyl(34) synthesis enzyme MnmG produces the protein MNFPSRFGVIVVGGGHAGTEAALASARMGVQTLLLTHNIETLGQMSCNPAIGGIGKSHLVKEIDALDGAMALATDKAGIQFRTLNSRKGPAVRATRAQADRILYKAAIRHTLENQENLWLFQQSCEDLIVESGEARGVVTQTGIRFLSDTVVLTAGTFLGGLIHVGLENHSGGRAGDPPSIGLAEKLRSLPFRVDRLKTGTPPRIDARTVDFSVMEAQPGDIITPVMSYMGNKALHPTQINCFITHTNEKTHDIIRSGMDRSPMYTGVIDGIGPRYCPSIEDKIVRFADKNSHQIFVEPEGLTTHELYPNGISTSLPFDVQLELVRSMKGFENAHITRPGYAIEYDYFNPQDLKYSLETKHMPRLFFAGQINGTTGYEEAGAQGLLAGLNAALLSQGKDSWCPRRDEAYLGVLVDDLISMGTKEPYRMFTSRAEYRLILREDNADLRLTEKGRELGLVSDARWDAFCKKREAIELETARLKSTWIVPNSPESEIINPKLETPISHEYSLMDLLRRPGIEYSDVANLKNAPESVVSDQVSEQVQIAVKYAGYISRQAEDIERMRRQENTPLPNDMDYSVIEGLSNEVKQKLMLMKPETLAAASRIQGVTPAAVSLLLISLKKRAIARKSA